CCATGAAACTGAAGTTAGCCTTGGtaaacacattttttacataGGAATAGATGAGGCTGGACGCGGCCCAGTACTTGGACCACTAGTATATGGCGGTTTCTTTTGCAGCAACGACGTGGAAAATGAGCTTAAAATGGATATTAAAGTTGATGGTATTAGTCTGTTAACCTAGATTCAAAGAAGTTAAGCGAAGAAAGTAGGGAAGCGAAGTTTAAGTTACTAACGAATGTGAACAAACCTTTTGGGTTCGTGGCCCAGTTGATCACTCCTCAGCACATTTCTACCGCCATGCTTAGGGAGTGagttttaataaaaaattgtagtTTGACTTTAAATGTTTGTGCccaaattttatactataatttataattgctCGATAATGTAGGCAAAAATACAACCTAAACCAAATATCACACGACTCCGCCCTGAATATAATCAGGCATGTAATATCCATTGgatacaaattaaaatcagtaaatacaaattacaGTTTTTAGGTCTATATAGACGCAGTTGGACCCACCGAAGCATACAAGATGAAGGTTAAAGCCAACTTCCCGAATCTAAAAGTTATAATAGCGGAAAGGGCTGATTCCACTTATCCCTTAGTCAGCGCTGCTAGTATTATAGCAAAAGTGCTGCGTGATAGGACGGTTAAAGCGTGGGAAAGTAGCGATAAATACAAGCTCCCTTTTGGATGCGGATACCCTTCAggtataacaatttgatttagaCCCTTTGACTAAGGAATATCTTAAGAAATCctttgataaaatttttggctTCCCCCCGCATATAAGAAGCA
The DNA window shown above is from Babesia microti strain RI chromosome III, complete genome and carries:
- a CDS encoding Ribonuclease HII (overlaps_old_locusTagID:BBM_III04580), with the protein product MDVTLKSFKIYRNGPIPHETEVSLGIDEAGRGPVLGPLVYGGFFCSNDVENELKMDIKVDDSKKLSEESREAKFKLLTNVNKPFGFVAQLITPQHISTAMLREQKYNLNQISHDSALNIIRHVISIGYKLKSVYIDAVGPTEAYKMKVKANFPNLKVIIAERADSTYPLVSAASIIAKVLRDRTVKAWESSDKYKLPFGCGYPSDPLTKEYLKKSFDKIFGFPPHIRSSWATADAFLSKSLPVDWKLEGGSNKKSPLIVTPELDDIVQPL